In one window of Caenimonas aquaedulcis DNA:
- the argF gene encoding ornithine carbamoyltransferase yields the protein MTIKHYLQFSDLTAAEYEWLFQRAAVIKKKFKSYEKYHPLADRTLAMIFEKASTRTRVSFEAGMYQLGGSVVHLTTGDSQLGRAEPIEDSAKVISRMVDLVMIRTYGQDKIELFAQHSRVPVINGLTNEFHPCQILADIFTYIEHRGSIAGKVVAWVGDGNNMANTWLQAAELLGFKVHLSTPSGYEVDQTIAGIRSNESYQVFKDPMDACRGAHLVTTDVWTSMGFEAENEERKKAFADWCVDAEMMRVAQPDALFMHCLPAHRGEEVEADVIDGPQSVVWDEAENRMHAQKALMEYLLLGKVG from the coding sequence ATGACGATCAAGCACTACCTGCAATTCAGCGACCTGACGGCGGCCGAGTACGAGTGGCTGTTCCAGCGCGCGGCCGTCATCAAGAAGAAATTCAAGTCCTACGAAAAGTACCATCCGCTCGCGGACCGCACGCTTGCGATGATTTTCGAGAAGGCATCCACGCGCACGCGCGTGAGCTTCGAGGCCGGCATGTACCAGCTGGGCGGCAGCGTCGTGCACCTGACCACGGGCGACAGCCAGCTCGGGCGCGCCGAGCCGATCGAGGACAGCGCGAAGGTGATCAGCCGCATGGTAGACCTCGTGATGATCCGCACTTACGGCCAGGACAAGATCGAGCTCTTCGCTCAGCACTCGCGCGTGCCGGTGATCAACGGGCTCACCAACGAGTTCCATCCCTGCCAGATCCTCGCGGACATCTTCACCTACATCGAACATCGCGGCTCGATCGCGGGAAAGGTGGTGGCGTGGGTGGGCGACGGCAACAACATGGCCAACACCTGGCTGCAGGCCGCGGAGCTGCTGGGCTTCAAGGTGCACCTGAGCACGCCGAGCGGCTACGAGGTGGACCAGACCATCGCCGGTATCCGCAGCAACGAGAGCTACCAGGTCTTCAAGGACCCGATGGATGCGTGCCGCGGCGCGCACCTCGTGACCACCGACGTGTGGACCAGCATGGGCTTCGAAGCCGAGAACGAGGAGCGCAAGAAGGCCTTCGCCGACTGGTGCGTGGACGCCGAAATGATGCGCGTGGCCCAGCCCGACGCGCTCTTCATGCACTGCCTGCCCGCGCATCGCGGCGAGGAAGTCGAAGCGGATGTGATCGACGGCCCGCAGTCGGTGGTATGGGACGAGGCCGAGAACCGCATGCACGCGCAGAAGGCACTCATGGAGTACCTCCTGCTCGGCAAGGTCGGCTGA
- a CDS encoding DUF3579 domain-containing protein, whose amino-acid sequence MVSPSAKEVFIQGITRDGKTFRPSDWAERLAGVMSSFRPGGPQPGSHLSYSPWCVPTTVDGVKSVVVNSELKAYDVMAWDFVMNFARDNDLQVVEACLLPDAPVAAPPTRGPAA is encoded by the coding sequence ATGGTTTCCCCCTCCGCCAAAGAAGTTTTCATCCAGGGCATCACCCGGGACGGGAAGACCTTTCGCCCCAGCGACTGGGCGGAGCGGCTGGCGGGCGTCATGAGCTCGTTCCGGCCCGGCGGGCCACAGCCGGGCAGCCACCTCAGCTATTCGCCCTGGTGTGTGCCCACCACGGTGGACGGCGTGAAGTCCGTGGTGGTGAACTCCGAGTTGAAGGCCTACGACGTCATGGCCTGGGACTTCGTCATGAACTTCGCGCGGGACAACGACCTGCAGGTGGTCGAGGCATGCCTTCTTCCGGATGCGCCGGTGGCCGCTCCGCCCACACGCGGGCCGGCGGCATGA
- a CDS encoding BLUF domain-containing protein: MQSVHRLMGASVSRMPGSVVEQLLGLRKQITAFNASRGMRTALLYSNGWFVQWHEGPRDAVEAFWAAAQAHPGNAHSRLIHRSDGVATLPRPLHIASLHGRDKPSDVARRIYAVERERELGWVAEPHEIWEALSAPCTIRGADAMSAAARTHIVAVTSEFNESVDLVKAVADRSHTPVTYQRFADGDPRNPDIGAAYVDTVAGGQMTRLHALSRRAMEDGMVQLSMRRMHCLVLLLGNRQRPTSRLAATTAEVLARMPTRPPIRLVGPCLDTCDDVARALRGVAGLNIASIRAGIPGRSRADAVLDSVADGSCTMPAELDLLLS; this comes from the coding sequence GTGCAATCTGTCCACCGTCTCATGGGTGCGAGCGTGTCCCGCATGCCGGGCTCGGTGGTCGAGCAACTTCTCGGCCTGCGCAAGCAGATCACCGCGTTCAACGCCAGCCGCGGCATGCGGACGGCGCTGCTCTACAGCAACGGCTGGTTCGTGCAGTGGCATGAAGGCCCGAGAGATGCGGTGGAGGCGTTCTGGGCCGCCGCGCAGGCCCACCCTGGCAACGCGCACTCCCGCCTCATCCATCGCAGCGACGGCGTCGCCACGCTCCCGAGGCCCCTGCACATCGCCAGCCTGCACGGCCGGGACAAGCCCAGCGACGTCGCCCGCCGCATCTACGCCGTGGAGCGCGAGCGCGAACTGGGCTGGGTCGCCGAGCCGCACGAGATCTGGGAGGCGCTGAGCGCCCCGTGCACGATCCGCGGCGCCGACGCCATGAGCGCGGCTGCGCGCACGCACATCGTCGCCGTCACCTCCGAGTTCAACGAGTCGGTGGATCTCGTGAAAGCCGTGGCCGACCGCAGCCACACGCCCGTCACCTACCAGCGCTTCGCCGACGGCGATCCGCGCAATCCGGACATCGGCGCGGCCTACGTCGACACCGTGGCAGGCGGCCAGATGACGCGGCTGCACGCGCTGTCGCGCCGCGCCATGGAGGACGGCATGGTGCAGCTTTCGATGCGGCGCATGCATTGCCTGGTGCTGCTGCTGGGCAACCGGCAGCGCCCGACCTCGCGCCTGGCCGCGACCACCGCCGAAGTGCTCGCGAGGATGCCGACCCGGCCCCCCATCCGCCTCGTGGGCCCTTGTCTCGACACCTGCGACGACGTCGCGCGCGCCCTGCGCGGTGTGGCGGGGCTGAACATCGCATCGATCCGCGCGGGCATCCCCGGCCGCAGCCGCGCCGACGCGGTGCTCGATTCCGTGGCGGACGGCTCCTGCACGATGCCTGCCGAACTCGACCTGCTCCTTTCCTGA
- a CDS encoding aspartate aminotransferase family protein, with amino-acid sequence MAFIEASSPHTMNTYGRLPIALSHGQGVRVWDVNGKQYLDALAGIAVNTLGHNHPKLVPALQDQVSKIIHSCNYYHVPNQERLAAELTALSGMTNAFFCCTGLEANEAAIKLARKYGHDRGIERPEIVVYEKAFHGRSIATLSATGNEKVQKGFGPLVEGFIRVPLNDIAALKAATEGNRNVVAVFFETIQGEGGINPMRLDYLQQVRQLCDQQEWLLMIDEVQCGMGRTGKWFAHQWAGIVPDVMPLAKGLGSGVPVGAVVAGPKAADIFQPGNHGTTFGGNPLAMRAGVETIRIMKEDRLLENASTVGSHLKGALAREIGGLAGVKEIRGQGLMIGVELEKNCNVLTPRAAEAGLLISVTADNVIRLLPPLIMTTSEADEVVSILAPLVKEFLAQ; translated from the coding sequence ATGGCTTTCATCGAGGCGTCCTCGCCCCACACCATGAACACCTACGGCCGGCTGCCGATCGCGCTGTCGCACGGCCAGGGCGTGCGCGTGTGGGACGTCAATGGCAAGCAGTACCTCGATGCGCTGGCCGGCATCGCCGTCAACACGCTCGGGCACAACCATCCCAAGCTCGTGCCGGCGCTGCAGGACCAGGTCAGCAAGATCATCCACAGCTGCAACTACTACCACGTGCCCAACCAGGAGCGCCTGGCGGCCGAGCTGACGGCGCTCTCGGGCATGACCAACGCGTTCTTCTGCTGCACCGGTCTGGAAGCCAACGAGGCCGCCATCAAGCTCGCGCGCAAGTACGGGCATGACCGCGGCATCGAGCGGCCCGAGATCGTCGTGTACGAGAAGGCCTTCCACGGCCGCAGCATCGCGACGCTCTCCGCCACCGGCAACGAGAAGGTGCAGAAGGGCTTCGGCCCGCTGGTCGAAGGCTTCATCCGCGTGCCCCTGAACGACATCGCCGCGCTCAAGGCCGCGACCGAAGGCAACAGGAACGTCGTCGCCGTGTTCTTCGAGACGATCCAGGGCGAAGGCGGCATCAACCCAATGCGCCTGGACTACCTGCAGCAGGTGCGCCAGCTGTGCGACCAGCAGGAGTGGCTGCTGATGATCGACGAAGTGCAGTGCGGCATGGGCCGCACCGGCAAGTGGTTCGCGCACCAGTGGGCCGGGATCGTGCCGGACGTCATGCCGCTCGCCAAGGGCCTCGGCTCGGGCGTGCCGGTCGGCGCCGTGGTCGCGGGCCCCAAGGCCGCCGACATTTTCCAGCCGGGCAACCACGGCACCACCTTCGGCGGCAACCCGCTGGCGATGCGGGCGGGCGTGGAGACGATCCGCATCATGAAGGAAGACCGCCTGCTGGAGAACGCATCCACTGTCGGCTCGCACCTCAAGGGCGCGCTCGCGCGGGAGATCGGCGGCCTGGCCGGCGTGAAGGAAATCCGCGGGCAGGGCCTCATGATCGGCGTCGAGCTCGAGAAGAACTGCAATGTGCTCACGCCGCGCGCCGCGGAAGCCGGGCTGCTGATCAGCGTCACCGCGGACAACGTGATCCGCCTGCTGCCCCCGCTCATCATGACCACGTCGGAGGCCGATGAAGTCGTCAGCATCCTCGCCCCGCTGGTGAAGGAATTCCTTGCGCAATGA
- a CDS encoding phosphate/phosphite/phosphonate ABC transporter substrate-binding protein gives MKLKTLFSLSVIGAALAPAMAAAMVFAVNEGATYRVSDLEIQNKYKPVAEDLSKLLGQKVTIVPVSDYKSMSEGLSAGRFDLAYIHPAHIALKGLAQDGYQLVALTKGFTDYRAHFLVRADSGAKSVADLKGKKLGIPSPDSITSVLTRSTLREGARDGADPVAYVSTRYQDAIPFMVEHGLVDAGVTGSDSVAKAWTQAGGRIAFSSKSVPVKLMLASKNVPAAELTALQNYFTSLGQSDKGRHTLEAIDKQGFVAFDAKALAAVDRWIETGVK, from the coding sequence ATGAAGCTCAAGACCCTCTTCTCCCTGTCCGTCATCGGTGCCGCGCTCGCGCCCGCGATGGCCGCCGCGATGGTGTTCGCCGTGAACGAAGGCGCGACCTACCGCGTCTCCGACCTGGAGATCCAGAACAAGTACAAGCCCGTGGCCGAGGACCTGAGCAAGCTGCTCGGCCAGAAAGTGACCATCGTTCCCGTGTCGGACTACAAGTCGATGTCCGAGGGGCTGAGCGCGGGCCGGTTCGACCTCGCGTACATCCACCCCGCGCACATCGCGCTCAAGGGCCTGGCGCAGGACGGCTACCAGCTCGTCGCGCTGACCAAGGGCTTCACGGACTACCGCGCGCACTTCCTGGTGCGTGCGGACTCCGGCGCGAAGAGCGTGGCGGACCTGAAGGGCAAGAAGCTGGGCATTCCGTCGCCGGACTCGATCACGTCCGTGCTGACGCGCAGCACGCTGCGCGAGGGCGCGCGTGACGGCGCCGACCCGGTCGCCTATGTGTCCACGCGCTACCAGGACGCGATTCCCTTCATGGTGGAGCATGGCCTGGTCGATGCCGGCGTGACCGGCTCCGACAGCGTCGCCAAGGCCTGGACACAGGCGGGCGGCCGCATTGCCTTCTCCAGCAAGTCGGTCCCGGTGAAGCTCATGCTCGCGTCGAAGAACGTGCCCGCCGCCGAACTCACGGCGCTGCAGAACTACTTCACTTCCCTCGGCCAGAGCGACAAGGGCCGCCACACGCTGGAGGCGATCGACAAGCAGGGCTTCGTCGCCTTCGACGCCAAGGCGCTCGCGGCGGTGGACCGCTGGATCGAGACCGGCGTCAAATAA
- the kynA gene encoding tryptophan 2,3-dioxygenase, translating to MKTERPATPQSIVVEEAPKLDFKDAMTYGDYLQLDAVLNAQKPLSPDHNEMLFIIQHQTSELWMKLMLHELRAAIAKVAADELGGAFKMLARVSRIMEQLVHAWDVLATMTPPEYSAIRPYLANSSGFQSAQYRCIEFALGNKNAAMLKPHAHRADLLAQVQAAYEAPSLYDEALRLLARRGLPVPASHTQRDWTQPYQESAEVEQAWLVVYRDTERYFDLYQLGEELTDLEDAFRLWRFRHVTTVERVIGFKRGTGGTGGVSYLRKMLDTVLFPEIWKLRTDL from the coding sequence ATGAAGACCGAACGACCCGCCACGCCCCAGTCCATCGTCGTCGAGGAAGCGCCGAAGCTCGACTTCAAGGACGCGATGACGTATGGCGACTACCTGCAGCTGGATGCCGTGCTCAACGCCCAGAAGCCCCTTTCGCCGGACCACAACGAGATGCTCTTCATCATCCAGCACCAGACCAGCGAGCTGTGGATGAAGCTGATGCTGCACGAACTGCGGGCCGCCATCGCCAAGGTCGCCGCCGACGAACTCGGGGGCGCCTTCAAGATGCTCGCGCGCGTGAGCCGCATCATGGAACAGCTCGTGCACGCCTGGGACGTGCTCGCGACGATGACGCCGCCGGAATACAGCGCGATCCGCCCTTACCTCGCGAACTCCAGCGGTTTCCAGAGCGCGCAGTACCGCTGCATCGAATTCGCGCTGGGCAACAAGAACGCGGCCATGCTCAAACCCCACGCGCACCGTGCCGACCTGCTCGCGCAGGTGCAGGCCGCCTACGAGGCGCCTTCGCTGTATGACGAGGCGCTGCGCCTGCTCGCGCGCCGCGGCCTGCCGGTGCCCGCATCGCACACGCAGCGCGACTGGACCCAGCCTTACCAGGAGAGCGCGGAGGTGGAGCAGGCGTGGCTCGTCGTGTACCGCGATACCGAGCGGTACTTCGACCTCTACCAGCTCGGCGAAGAGCTCACGGACCTGGAAGACGCGTTCCGCCTCTGGCGCTTCCGCCACGTCACCACGGTGGAGCGCGTGATCGGCTTCAAGCGCGGCACCGGCGGCACCGGCGGCGTGAGCTACCTGCGCAAGATGCTCGACACCGTGCTCTTCCCCGAGATCTGGAAACTGCGCACGGACCTGTGA
- the kynB gene encoding arylformamidase: MKRIWDISPPVAAGSPVFPGDTPYSQEWSATLGPGCPVNVSRITMSPHVGAHADAPLHYDPDGAPIGEVDLTAYLGPCRVIHAIAQGPLIEWRHLEHAARDLPARVLVRTYERMPHDRWDPQLAAYAPETIEKLASLGVRLVGIDTASIDPAESKALSSHQVIRRLGLRVLENLVLDEVPEGDYELIALPLKLMTADASPVRAVLREP, translated from the coding sequence ATGAAAAGAATCTGGGATATTTCGCCGCCGGTCGCGGCGGGCTCGCCGGTGTTTCCGGGCGACACCCCCTATAGCCAGGAATGGTCCGCCACGCTGGGGCCGGGATGCCCGGTGAACGTCAGCCGCATCACGATGTCGCCGCACGTGGGCGCCCACGCGGATGCGCCCTTGCACTACGACCCGGACGGCGCGCCGATCGGCGAAGTCGACCTCACCGCCTACCTCGGCCCTTGCCGCGTCATCCATGCGATCGCACAGGGGCCGCTCATCGAATGGCGGCACCTCGAACATGCCGCGCGCGACCTGCCCGCACGCGTGCTCGTGCGTACGTACGAGCGCATGCCGCACGACCGGTGGGACCCGCAACTGGCTGCCTACGCGCCGGAGACGATCGAGAAGCTCGCATCGCTCGGCGTGCGCCTCGTGGGGATCGACACCGCGAGCATCGATCCCGCGGAGAGCAAGGCGCTCTCCAGCCACCAGGTGATCCGCCGCCTGGGCCTGCGCGTGCTGGAGAACCTGGTGCTCGACGAGGTCCCCGAAGGCGACTACGAACTGATCGCCCTGCCCCTGAAACTCATGACGGCCGACGCCTCTCCCGTGCGCGCCGTGCTGCGCGAACCATGA
- the kynU gene encoding kynureninase, producing the protein MTTLQDCRALDAQDPLRALRDLFTLPRGVTYLDGNSLGVLPRSAASRVARAVEEEWGQGLIRSWNTAGWFDMPQRLGDKIALLVGAKPGEVVATDTTSINLYKVLSAALRIACSRDPARKAVVSERSNFPTDLYIAESLCEQHGMELRLVEESQVAASLQADVAVLMLTHVNYRTGAMHDMASVTRAAHEAGVLTVWDLAHSAGAVVVDLHGADADFAIGCGYKYLNGGPGAPAFAWVHPTHADRFRQPLSGWWGHAAPFEFTPGYRPAAGISRYLCGTQPILSMAALECGLDAMLAAQPLGGMPALRNKSLALTDLFIRLVEERCGGHGLSLVTPREHARRGSQVCLSRADGAYAIVQALIERGVIGDFRAGDGGAHADILRFGFTPLYIGFEDVWNAVEQLRLVLAGREWQRPEFNRKQAVT; encoded by the coding sequence ATGACCACCCTGCAAGACTGCCGCGCGCTCGACGCGCAAGACCCGCTGCGCGCACTGCGCGACCTCTTCACGCTGCCGCGCGGCGTGACCTACCTCGACGGCAATTCGCTCGGCGTGCTGCCCAGGTCCGCCGCATCGCGCGTCGCGCGCGCGGTGGAGGAGGAATGGGGCCAGGGCCTCATCCGATCCTGGAATACCGCCGGCTGGTTCGACATGCCGCAGCGCCTGGGGGACAAGATCGCACTGCTGGTCGGCGCGAAGCCCGGCGAGGTGGTGGCCACTGACACCACGTCGATCAACCTGTACAAGGTGCTGAGCGCGGCGCTGCGGATCGCATGCTCGAGGGACCCGGCGCGCAAGGCCGTGGTGAGCGAGCGCAGCAACTTCCCCACGGACCTTTACATCGCCGAATCGCTGTGCGAGCAGCATGGCATGGAGTTGCGCCTCGTGGAGGAATCGCAGGTCGCCGCCTCGCTCCAGGCGGATGTCGCGGTGCTGATGCTCACCCACGTGAACTACCGCACCGGCGCCATGCATGACATGGCGTCCGTCACCCGCGCGGCACACGAAGCGGGCGTGCTCACGGTATGGGACCTCGCGCACAGCGCGGGCGCGGTCGTCGTGGACCTGCACGGGGCCGATGCCGACTTTGCCATCGGCTGCGGCTACAAATACCTCAACGGCGGCCCCGGCGCGCCCGCCTTCGCCTGGGTCCATCCCACTCACGCGGACCGGTTCCGCCAGCCGCTCTCCGGCTGGTGGGGCCACGCGGCCCCGTTCGAATTCACGCCGGGTTACCGGCCCGCCGCCGGCATTTCCCGCTACCTGTGCGGCACGCAGCCGATCCTCAGCATGGCCGCGCTCGAATGCGGGCTCGACGCGATGCTGGCCGCGCAACCGCTGGGCGGCATGCCGGCCCTGCGCAACAAGTCGCTTGCGCTCACCGACCTCTTCATCCGCCTCGTCGAAGAGCGATGCGGCGGACACGGGCTCTCGCTCGTCACGCCGCGCGAGCACGCCCGCCGCGGATCGCAGGTGTGCCTGTCCCGCGCCGATGGCGCGTATGCGATCGTGCAGGCGCTGATCGAGCGCGGCGTCATCGGGGACTTCCGCGCGGGCGACGGCGGCGCGCATGCGGACATCCTGCGCTTCGGTTTCACCCCGCTCTACATCGGCTTCGAGGACGTGTGGAACGCCGTCGAACAATTGCGCCTCGTGCTCGCCGGGCGCGAATGGCAGCGACCCGAATTCAATCGCAAGCAGGCGGTGACCTGA
- a CDS encoding LysR family transcriptional regulator, which translates to METRRMSHLVALAEERNFGKAAARVHLTQPAFSRSIQAAETEWGMKLFERGGTEVRCTAAGAFVVEKAKHLLQSARALERDVELYRDRQIGDLSFGIGPFPAATLLIPLLLDVRCKYPGIQVRVQVNNPIYALQHVRSEEHDFFVGDIRPTQDNPEFEVRRLGLLSGGLYVRKGHPLRDRRSVSMADVAPYKLALGRLPEEVQALLLRLMGRRPEEGLPVALECDDTTALKAVALATDTVMVGTPAIVKAEVAAGRLHPLEVRDLPPQASEVGVSSLRGRSLSPIAEYAVGFLGNYMAKAT; encoded by the coding sequence ATGGAAACCCGCCGAATGAGCCACCTGGTCGCGCTCGCCGAGGAACGCAATTTCGGCAAGGCCGCCGCGCGGGTCCATCTCACCCAACCCGCCTTCAGCCGCAGCATCCAGGCCGCGGAAACCGAGTGGGGCATGAAGCTGTTCGAGCGCGGCGGAACCGAGGTGCGGTGCACGGCGGCGGGCGCATTCGTGGTGGAAAAGGCAAAACACCTTTTGCAATCCGCGCGGGCGCTCGAACGCGACGTCGAGCTCTATCGGGACCGCCAGATCGGCGACCTCTCCTTCGGCATCGGCCCCTTCCCGGCGGCGACGCTCCTCATCCCCTTGCTGCTGGATGTGCGCTGCAAATACCCCGGCATCCAGGTGCGCGTGCAGGTGAACAACCCGATCTACGCGCTGCAGCACGTGCGCAGCGAAGAGCACGATTTCTTCGTGGGCGATATCAGGCCCACCCAGGACAACCCGGAGTTCGAGGTCCGGCGGCTGGGACTGCTTTCCGGCGGCCTCTACGTGCGAAAGGGCCACCCGCTGCGCGACCGCAGGTCGGTCTCGATGGCGGATGTCGCGCCGTACAAGCTGGCGCTCGGCCGGCTGCCCGAGGAAGTGCAGGCGCTGTTGCTCCGGTTGATGGGGCGGCGTCCCGAAGAGGGCCTGCCGGTGGCGCTGGAGTGCGACGACACGACCGCGCTGAAGGCCGTGGCCCTCGCCACCGACACGGTCATGGTGGGAACCCCCGCCATCGTGAAAGCGGAGGTCGCGGCGGGACGTCTGCACCCGTTGGAGGTGCGCGACCTGCCACCGCAGGCCTCGGAGGTGGGTGTGAGTTCGCTGCGCGGGCGCAGCCTGTCGCCCATCGCGGAATATGCGGTGGGCTTCCTCGGCAACTACATGGCCAAGGCGACTTAG
- a CDS encoding FAD-dependent monooxygenase yields the protein MTQQALIVGGGIAGLAAATAAMRAGWQARLYERAAQFSEAGAGIQLGPNATRILIGWGLREPLETIAALPERLRVQGGLDGRELGVLELGQPFARRYGAPYLTVHRADLQGMLLEAARALGVDLRLASPMQEAAEEGEAVLLRTPAGVPIEGDALIGADGLWSAVRARVCSDGAPRDTRHVAYRALTAQRDLPARLRSFDVRVWLAPRLHVVAYPVSGGEHLNVVVLVEDESHGGDVRDWDRHATFNALQAAAGPLCADLQELLISMPGWRLWALHDRPPVRGPEEMARGRIALMGDAAHPMLPYFAQGSGMAIEDARELGRAFESVRQGVVDVPLALRRYALNRWQRVARVQAMSRRNGTIFHAQGPLRWARDLSLRLLSDRLLDQPWLYQDPWG from the coding sequence ATGACCCAACAGGCGTTGATCGTCGGCGGCGGCATCGCCGGACTCGCGGCTGCCACGGCCGCGATGCGGGCGGGCTGGCAGGCCCGGCTCTACGAGCGCGCCGCGCAGTTCAGCGAGGCAGGCGCGGGCATCCAGCTGGGCCCGAACGCGACTCGCATCCTCATCGGGTGGGGGCTTCGCGAGCCCCTCGAAACCATCGCCGCGCTGCCCGAGCGCCTGCGCGTGCAAGGCGGGCTGGACGGGCGGGAACTCGGCGTCCTCGAACTCGGCCAGCCCTTCGCGCGGCGCTACGGCGCCCCTTACCTCACCGTGCACCGCGCGGACCTGCAGGGCATGCTCCTCGAAGCGGCGCGGGCCTTGGGCGTGGACTTGCGGCTCGCATCGCCGATGCAGGAAGCGGCGGAGGAAGGGGAGGCGGTGTTGCTTCGCACGCCGGCGGGCGTGCCCATCGAGGGCGACGCGCTCATCGGCGCGGACGGCTTGTGGAGCGCGGTGCGTGCGCGCGTCTGCAGCGACGGCGCACCGCGCGACACGCGGCACGTCGCCTACCGCGCGTTGACCGCGCAGCGCGACCTGCCCGCGCGCCTGCGCAGCTTCGACGTCCGCGTCTGGCTCGCGCCGCGACTGCACGTCGTGGCCTATCCCGTCAGCGGCGGCGAGCACCTGAACGTCGTGGTGCTGGTGGAAGACGAGTCCCATGGCGGCGACGTGCGCGACTGGGACCGGCACGCCACCTTCAACGCGCTGCAGGCCGCGGCCGGCCCGCTGTGCGCCGACTTGCAGGAGTTGCTGATCTCGATGCCGGGCTGGCGGCTGTGGGCGCTGCATGACCGTCCGCCCGTGCGCGGACCGGAGGAGATGGCGCGGGGACGCATTGCGCTGATGGGCGACGCGGCGCACCCGATGCTTCCGTATTTCGCGCAGGGCTCGGGCATGGCGATCGAGGATGCGCGCGAGCTGGGCCGCGCCTTCGAGTCCGTGCGCCAGGGCGTGGTGGACGTTCCGCTGGCCCTGCGCCGCTATGCGCTCAACCGCTGGCAGCGGGTCGCGCGCGTGCAGGCGATGTCGCGGCGCAACGGGACCATCTTCCACGCGCAAGGCCCGCTGCGCTGGGCGCGCGACCTGTCCTTGCGCCTGCTGTCGGACCGGCTGCTCGACCAGCCTTGGCTCTACCAGGACCCCTGGGGATAG